From one Pontibacillus sp. HMF3514 genomic stretch:
- a CDS encoding xanthine phosphoribosyltransferase codes for MKALQEKIRKEGRALSDDVLKVDSFLNHQIDPAFMQEIGQEFARRFKGENITKIITLESSGITPAVMTGLELGVQVVFARKSKSLTLQDGLITSSVYSFTKEERKEISISSDFIDENDRVLVIDDFLANGQAALGLMQMVAKANAQLVGIGIVIEKAFQNGGNKLRENDVRVESLAQISSMEKGKITFVEEEVLV; via the coding sequence ATGAAAGCTTTACAAGAAAAAATTCGAAAAGAAGGAAGAGCACTAAGTGATGATGTCCTAAAAGTTGATTCCTTTTTAAATCATCAAATTGATCCTGCTTTTATGCAAGAAATAGGTCAAGAGTTTGCTCGTCGCTTTAAGGGTGAGAACATAACGAAAATTATTACGCTTGAATCTTCAGGGATTACACCTGCAGTTATGACGGGTCTTGAATTAGGCGTACAAGTTGTATTTGCACGTAAAAGTAAATCACTTACATTACAAGATGGTTTAATTACATCATCGGTATATTCTTTTACAAAAGAAGAAAGAAAAGAAATCAGTATTTCATCTGACTTTATTGATGAAAATGATCGTGTATTAGTGATCGATGACTTCTTAGCAAATGGCCAGGCAGCTCTAGGTTTGATGCAAATGGTGGCTAAAGCTAATGCTCAACTAGTAGGGATCGGCATCGTCATTGAAAAAGCTTTTCAAAATGGTGGTAACAAACTTCGTGAAAATGATGTAAGGGTTGAATCGTTAGCACAGATTTCTTCAATGGAAAAAGGGAAGATTACGTTTGTTGAAGAGGAGGTCCTTGTATGA
- a CDS encoding YugN-like family protein, whose translation MIPIPSKVESQIFSLYDLEQKLKPLGYVIGGNWDYDHGSFDYEIADDVGYQFLRVPFKAVNGQLDAPQVTVEMGEPFLLSHKYQRGLDDNVHESNFRASFDQFSEPEDPDAEFPEEYVEVGKELVQELERTLLS comes from the coding sequence ATGATTCCGATCCCGTCAAAAGTTGAATCGCAAATCTTTTCTTTATATGATTTGGAACAGAAGTTAAAGCCACTTGGATATGTGATTGGTGGCAATTGGGATTACGACCATGGATCTTTTGATTATGAGATCGCTGATGACGTAGGTTATCAATTTCTACGAGTTCCATTTAAAGCGGTAAATGGACAATTAGATGCTCCGCAAGTAACAGTAGAGATGGGGGAACCATTTTTATTATCCCATAAATACCAACGTGGGCTAGATGACAATGTACACGAGAGTAACTTCAGAGCTTCTTTTGACCAATTCTCAGAACCTGAAGATCCAGACGCAGAGTTTCCAGAAGAATATGTAGAAGTTGGAAAAGAACTTGTTCAAGAGTTGGAACGAACATTACTTTCGTAA
- a CDS encoding ECF transporter S component, which yields MMKPRTGPSSQLLKLIVIALFGSISTVLMLLNFPLPMLPGFLKVDFSEVPALLAALLFSPLAGIAVELLKNILHLVLAGGEPVGAAANFVAGVLFILPVSLLYHKFKSVKSIVSGLATGTIIMAIALSILNYFVFLPLYSMFMGIDFGSETLKIVVAGILPFNVIKGIFISALFVPVFLKLKPWFDHKRLSTT from the coding sequence ATGATGAAACCAAGAACAGGTCCGTCATCACAGCTTTTAAAGCTGATTGTTATCGCATTATTTGGGAGTATTTCAACGGTTCTTATGCTACTAAACTTTCCGTTGCCAATGCTACCAGGATTTTTGAAGGTTGATTTTAGTGAGGTTCCTGCATTACTGGCAGCCTTACTGTTTTCACCGTTAGCGGGTATTGCTGTAGAACTATTGAAGAATATCCTTCATTTAGTTTTAGCTGGTGGTGAGCCAGTCGGAGCTGCAGCGAATTTTGTAGCAGGAGTTTTATTTATTCTTCCTGTATCACTGCTTTATCACAAGTTTAAGTCCGTAAAGAGCATTGTATCTGGGCTAGCAACAGGAACCATTATTATGGCTATTGCTTTAAGTATATTAAACTATTTTGTTTTTCTCCCACTCTATTCGATGTTTATGGGAATAGATTTTGGATCAGAAACTCTCAAGATAGTAGTAGCGGGGATATTACCATTTAACGTGATTAAAGGAATCTTTATCAGTGCGTTATTTGTACCGGTATTCCTAAAATTAAAACCGTGGTTTGACCACAAACGATTATCTACAACATAA
- the yugI gene encoding S1 domain-containing post-transcriptional regulator GSP13, which produces MAKFETGQVLEGKVTGIQPYGAFVALDEEVQGLVHISEVTHGFVKDINEHLNIGDEVKVKILNIDEEKGKYSLSIRATEEAPKQQPKQQQQRKPQQNQQVQHQDDDQSGFNTLKDKLDEWINQSKERENTYRK; this is translated from the coding sequence ATGGCAAAGTTTGAAACAGGTCAAGTATTGGAAGGAAAAGTAACAGGTATCCAGCCTTATGGTGCCTTTGTTGCATTAGATGAAGAAGTACAAGGTTTAGTCCACATTTCAGAGGTTACACATGGCTTTGTTAAGGATATTAACGAGCACTTAAATATCGGTGACGAAGTAAAGGTTAAAATCTTAAACATCGATGAAGAGAAAGGAAAGTATTCTCTTTCTATTCGTGCTACAGAAGAAGCACCAAAGCAACAGCCAAAACAACAACAACAGCGTAAGCCTCAGCAAAACCAACAGGTTCAACATCAAGATGATGACCAGTCTGGTTTCAATACGCTAAAAGATAAATTAGACGAGTGGATTAACCAGTCTAAAGAGCGTGAAAACACGTACCGTAAATAA
- a CDS encoding VOC family protein, whose amino-acid sequence MRVCNVNIYVSDLDFAIEWYDEVLGLKVASKKNYPTSVFLQQDSDTRLVLHKAEKDTEIDIWKQSATILTFEEQNLREKMKKLKERGVIMMNDEPQWFPDGERIAFKDPFGNVHELAEMRSENKK is encoded by the coding sequence ATGAGAGTATGTAATGTTAACATTTACGTAAGTGATTTAGACTTTGCGATTGAATGGTACGATGAAGTGCTCGGTCTCAAGGTTGCAAGTAAAAAGAATTATCCAACTTCAGTTTTTTTACAACAAGACAGTGATACACGTTTAGTACTCCATAAAGCTGAAAAAGACACCGAAATTGATATTTGGAAACAATCTGCTACCATTCTTACATTTGAAGAGCAAAATTTGCGAGAAAAAATGAAGAAACTAAAAGAACGTGGAGTTATTATGATGAACGATGAGCCACAGTGGTTCCCAGATGGTGAACGTATTGCATTCAAAGATCCGTTTGGAAATGTCCACGAGTTAGCAGAAATGCGATCTGAAAATAAAAAATAA
- a CDS encoding TspO/MBR family protein: protein MSRWLKGIILFIVLYGLFSLSGFLFPIDPSWYNSLQKPSWTPPGAVIGIVWGILYAFIAGAFTLSWYKHGFEGMSQAFYIVFAINYVTNQLFSFFQFTLKDLLLATIDTAIVAITAGVLVIMYRKYSRVSSIMMIPYFLWTLFAIYLAFTIYQMNPTETLLK, encoded by the coding sequence ATGAGTAGATGGTTAAAAGGGATTATTCTCTTTATAGTATTGTATGGATTATTTAGTTTATCTGGATTCTTGTTTCCGATCGATCCAAGTTGGTATAATTCGTTACAAAAACCTTCATGGACACCGCCAGGCGCTGTAATCGGCATTGTGTGGGGAATCCTTTATGCTTTCATTGCTGGTGCTTTTACTCTTTCATGGTACAAGCACGGATTTGAAGGGATGTCTCAAGCTTTTTATATTGTATTTGCTATTAATTATGTCACAAATCAATTGTTTAGCTTTTTTCAATTCACCTTAAAGGATTTACTTCTAGCCACAATTGATACAGCAATCGTAGCTATAACTGCAGGCGTTTTGGTAATTATGTATCGGAAATATAGTCGAGTTAGCAGTATAATGATGATTCCATACTTTCTATGGACCTTATTTGCCATATATTTAGCATTTACCATCTATCAGATGAACCCAACTGAAACACTATTGAAATAA
- a CDS encoding M20/M25/M40 family metallo-hydrolase: MEQKQQDFLVDLLKTPSPSSMEMKIQKKWIQYVKPYADEIRTDNAGNAIGVLNPDADFKILLAGHCDEIALVVTRVDDHGFICADKMGGVNPKAAVGMKVTILGQGGTLTGVIGVNAQHHGGLKGDFGLDDLFIDCGAQSREEVEKYVQVGDLAVYKLEPEFLMDRYISGRGLDNRTGAFIVAEVLRKLSEKDLNVGVYAASTVNEETNMGGAYFAAAGLEPTMAIACDVTFATDYPHVNKQKHGDVRLEKGPVLAKGAPINIKINRMLEKTAQSLDMDVQYELTPRMTGTDADKMRLTGRGVPIGLVSLPLRYMHSPVETVSIQDMDEEIELLVEMIASMTGNESLNPLED; the protein is encoded by the coding sequence ATGGAACAAAAACAACAGGACTTTTTAGTTGATTTACTCAAAACACCATCTCCTTCAAGTATGGAAATGAAGATTCAAAAGAAATGGATACAATATGTTAAACCTTATGCAGATGAAATACGTACTGACAATGCAGGAAATGCGATTGGTGTCTTGAATCCTGATGCTGATTTTAAAATTTTGTTGGCTGGTCATTGTGACGAAATTGCGCTAGTTGTTACACGTGTAGATGATCATGGCTTTATTTGTGCGGACAAAATGGGAGGCGTAAATCCTAAAGCAGCTGTAGGAATGAAGGTTACGATTTTAGGTCAGGGGGGCACGCTGACAGGTGTGATTGGGGTAAACGCACAACATCATGGAGGATTGAAAGGTGACTTTGGCTTAGATGATTTGTTCATTGATTGCGGTGCTCAGTCTCGTGAGGAAGTTGAGAAGTATGTACAAGTAGGGGACCTGGCTGTGTACAAGCTTGAGCCAGAGTTTTTAATGGATCGTTATATATCTGGCCGTGGTCTTGATAATCGTACAGGAGCCTTTATTGTAGCTGAAGTACTACGCAAACTTTCTGAAAAAGATCTTAATGTTGGCGTATATGCAGCAAGCACTGTAAATGAAGAGACCAACATGGGTGGTGCATATTTTGCGGCAGCTGGTCTGGAACCAACGATGGCAATAGCATGTGATGTTACGTTCGCAACGGATTATCCACATGTGAATAAACAAAAACACGGTGATGTCCGACTGGAAAAAGGTCCTGTACTAGCAAAAGGTGCTCCTATTAACATTAAAATCAACCGAATGCTTGAAAAAACTGCACAATCTCTGGACATGGACGTACAATATGAATTGACGCCGCGGATGACAGGGACAGACGCAGACAAAATGCGCTTAACTGGACGCGGCGTTCCTATTGGATTAGTTTCTTTACCTTTAAGGTATATGCACTCTCCAGTTGAGACCGTGAGCATTCAAGATATGGATGAAGAGATTGAACTGTTAGTTGAGATGATTGCAAGTATGACAGGTAATGAGAGTTTAAATCCATTAGAAGATTAA
- a CDS encoding iron-containing alcohol dehydrogenase, which translates to MEPFVYHNPTKLIFGKGQLEKLTEEIPSHVQNVLLVYGGGSIKKSGLYDQVVDKLSSMNLNVEELAGVEPNPRLSTVHKGVELCKEHNIDFLLAVGGGSVIDATKTIAAGAKYEGDAWDLVTRKATPQEALPFGTVLTLAATGSEMNAGSVITNWETNEKYGWGAAPLTNPTFSILDPENTMTVPRDQTIYGMVDMMSHLFEQYFHQPTNAPVQDRMIEGVLKTVIETAPKLLEDLKSYEHRETIMYAGTIALNGSLQMGYRGDWATHNIEHAVSAVYDIPHAGGLAILFPSWMKHNVDHNTERFKQLAVRVFDVEEEGKSDREIALEGIDKLRAFWTSLGAPERLADYDVDDSQLDLMIDRAMKRGPFGNFRKLEHDDVEAILKMSL; encoded by the coding sequence TTGGAACCATTTGTATATCACAATCCTACAAAATTAATTTTTGGTAAGGGACAACTAGAAAAATTGACTGAAGAAATACCTTCACACGTTCAAAATGTGTTATTGGTATATGGAGGCGGCAGTATTAAGAAGAGTGGCCTTTATGACCAAGTTGTCGATAAATTAAGTAGCATGAACCTGAATGTAGAAGAGCTTGCTGGCGTGGAGCCAAACCCTAGATTATCGACAGTTCATAAAGGAGTAGAACTATGCAAAGAGCATAACATTGACTTTTTATTAGCTGTAGGTGGAGGCTCTGTAATTGATGCTACAAAAACGATCGCCGCAGGTGCTAAATATGAAGGAGATGCATGGGACTTAGTAACACGTAAAGCAACACCTCAAGAAGCATTACCATTTGGAACTGTTCTAACATTAGCGGCAACTGGATCTGAGATGAACGCAGGATCAGTTATCACAAATTGGGAGACAAATGAAAAATATGGTTGGGGAGCAGCACCATTAACAAATCCTACATTCTCTATCCTTGACCCGGAAAACACAATGACTGTGCCTCGTGATCAAACGATTTACGGTATGGTGGATATGATGAGTCACTTATTCGAACAATATTTCCACCAACCTACGAATGCGCCAGTACAAGATCGCATGATTGAAGGAGTCTTAAAAACCGTTATTGAGACAGCTCCAAAATTATTGGAAGACCTTAAATCTTATGAGCACCGTGAGACGATCATGTATGCAGGTACAATCGCATTAAACGGTTCTCTGCAAATGGGTTACCGCGGAGACTGGGCTACTCACAATATTGAGCACGCAGTTTCTGCCGTATATGACATACCTCACGCAGGTGGTTTAGCGATTTTATTCCCAAGCTGGATGAAGCATAATGTAGATCATAATACTGAGCGCTTCAAACAGTTAGCAGTACGTGTGTTTGATGTAGAAGAAGAAGGTAAAAGTGACCGAGAAATTGCATTAGAAGGTATTGATAAACTTCGTGCTTTTTGGACAAGCCTTGGTGCACCAGAACGTTTAGCCGATTATGATGTTGATGATAGCCAATTGGACCTTATGATTGACCGTGCTATGAAACGTGGACCATTTGGCAACTTTAGAAAACTTGAACACGATGATGTTGAAGCGATCTTAAAAATGTCTTTATAA
- a CDS encoding nucleobase:cation symporter-2 family protein yields MKNMMKMGSIGFQHVLAMYAGAVVVPLIVGGQLGLSDQELTYLVSIDLLMCGIATILQVMSNRFFGIGLPVVLGCTFTAVAPMISIGSDFGISAVYGAIIAAGLFVLIGAPIFGRLVRFFPPVVTGSVVTIIGITLIPVAMDNMAGGAGSENYGAASNLLLAFGVLILIVFLQKAFKGFIRAVSILIGLVVGTVVAAFMGKVDFSPLTNSDWFHMPQPFYFGTPTFEVAPVITMILVAMVSIVESTGVYFALSDICDRDLSQKELTNGYRAEGLAIFFGGFMNAFPYTTYSQNVGLVQLSGVRSRNVIFLAGAMLITIGLVPKIGAITTLIPAPVLGGAMVPMFGMVVAYGIKMLGNVDLKEQENLLIIACSVGMGLGVTVAPDLFAQLPKQVQILTDNGIVAGSITAILLNLFMNILPQKFQKQHTSSSQSIAS; encoded by the coding sequence ATGAAAAACATGATGAAGATGGGATCGATCGGGTTTCAACATGTTTTAGCAATGTATGCAGGAGCTGTAGTTGTTCCATTAATCGTAGGAGGACAACTTGGATTATCTGATCAAGAGCTAACGTATTTAGTCTCGATTGATTTATTGATGTGTGGAATCGCCACGATTTTACAAGTTATGAGTAATCGTTTCTTTGGAATAGGTTTGCCTGTCGTTTTAGGGTGTACATTCACAGCTGTAGCTCCAATGATCTCCATCGGAAGTGACTTTGGGATATCAGCTGTATATGGCGCGATTATTGCAGCTGGTTTATTTGTTTTGATAGGAGCTCCGATTTTTGGTAGGCTCGTCAGATTCTTTCCGCCCGTTGTAACAGGATCTGTGGTAACGATTATCGGTATTACCCTGATTCCAGTAGCTATGGATAATATGGCAGGGGGAGCTGGTAGTGAGAATTATGGAGCGGCTTCCAATCTACTATTAGCTTTTGGTGTACTCATCCTTATTGTATTTTTACAAAAGGCTTTTAAAGGATTTATTCGTGCTGTATCCATTTTAATTGGTCTTGTGGTAGGTACAGTTGTGGCAGCATTTATGGGAAAAGTAGACTTTTCTCCTTTAACTAATTCTGATTGGTTTCATATGCCGCAACCATTCTATTTTGGAACACCGACCTTTGAAGTGGCTCCGGTTATTACCATGATTTTAGTGGCGATGGTGAGTATCGTAGAATCTACTGGCGTTTATTTTGCTTTAAGTGATATTTGTGATCGTGACCTTAGTCAAAAAGAACTTACAAACGGGTACAGAGCAGAAGGTCTAGCGATTTTCTTTGGTGGGTTTATGAATGCGTTCCCTTACACGACTTATTCTCAAAATGTAGGACTTGTGCAGTTATCTGGTGTTCGATCTCGTAATGTGATCTTTTTGGCGGGAGCTATGTTAATTACAATTGGCTTAGTACCGAAAATTGGTGCGATCACAACACTGATTCCAGCACCTGTTCTAGGTGGTGCTATGGTGCCAATGTTCGGTATGGTCGTAGCTTACGGAATTAAGATGCTTGGGAATGTTGATTTAAAAGAACAAGAGAATCTATTAATTATTGCTTGCTCAGTTGGAATGGGATTAGGTGTCACAGTAGCACCTGACTTATTTGCACAGCTACCAAAGCAGGTGCAAATCTTAACGGATAATGGAATTGTAGCGGGGAGTATTACAGCGATCTTACTGAATCTGTTTATGAACATTTTGCCTCAAAAGTTTCAAAAACAACATACAAGTTCTTCTCAATCAATAGCATCATAA
- a CDS encoding DUF378 domain-containing protein yields the protein MSTLQRIALLLVIVGAVNWGLIGLFQFDLVAALFGGGEQSGAFARVIYTLVGISGLINIGLLFKPSEEMSDHPEPEA from the coding sequence ATGAGTACTCTTCAACGCATTGCTCTTTTATTAGTCATTGTTGGAGCTGTTAACTGGGGACTTATTGGCTTGTTTCAGTTTGATTTAGTAGCAGCATTATTTGGTGGCGGAGAACAGAGCGGAGCATTCGCACGCGTAATCTATACACTTGTTGGTATTAGTGGTCTAATTAACATTGGCCTTTTATTCAAACCTAGCGAAGAAATGTCTGATCACCCCGAACCTGAAGCTTAA
- a CDS encoding glucose-6-phosphate isomerase, whose translation MTHIRFDYDKALSFFGEHELKNIKDTVALSHEALHQKTGAGNDFLGWLDLPEQYDKEEFERIQKAAEKIKNDSDVLLVVGIGGSYLGARAALEMLNHSFYNELSQDQRKTPQVFFVGNSISAPYINDLFDALEGKDVSVNVISKSGTTTEPAIAFRVFREFLENKYGKEEARKRIYATTDKQKGALKTLATEEGYESFVIPDDVGGRFSVLTAVGLLPIAASGIDIEAMMQGAQDAQHELSESDLDKNPAYQYAAVRNIFYNKGKTIEMLINYEPALQYFSEWWKQLFGESEGKDQKGIFPASANFSTDLHSLGQYVQDGRRDLFETVLHVEEPKSDVEIKEDEQNLDGLNYLAGKTVDFVNEKAYQGTMIAHTDGQVPNLVLHVPKLDAYTFGYMVYFFEKACAISGYLLGVNPFDQPGVEAYKKNMFALLGKPGFEEQKEELEKRL comes from the coding sequence ATGACCCATATTCGATTTGATTATGATAAAGCATTATCCTTTTTCGGCGAACATGAGCTTAAAAATATTAAAGATACAGTAGCCCTATCTCACGAAGCGCTTCATCAGAAAACTGGGGCTGGGAACGATTTCTTAGGTTGGCTTGACCTACCTGAGCAGTACGATAAAGAAGAATTTGAACGCATTCAAAAAGCTGCAGAAAAAATCAAAAATGACTCTGATGTTTTACTAGTTGTCGGTATTGGTGGATCTTATCTAGGAGCTCGCGCAGCCCTAGAAATGTTAAACCATTCCTTTTATAATGAACTATCCCAAGACCAGAGAAAAACACCACAAGTATTTTTCGTAGGTAATAGTATTAGCGCTCCTTATATCAATGATCTTTTTGATGCATTAGAAGGTAAAGATGTATCTGTTAATGTTATTTCTAAAAGCGGAACGACAACAGAGCCTGCGATTGCATTCCGTGTATTCCGTGAATTCTTAGAAAACAAATACGGAAAAGAAGAAGCTCGTAAGCGTATTTATGCGACAACAGATAAGCAAAAAGGTGCTCTTAAAACACTTGCAACAGAAGAAGGTTATGAAAGCTTCGTCATCCCAGATGATGTTGGTGGGCGCTTCTCTGTATTGACAGCAGTAGGCCTTTTACCAATCGCAGCAAGTGGTATTGATATTGAAGCGATGATGCAAGGTGCACAAGACGCTCAACATGAACTAAGTGAATCAGACTTGGACAAGAACCCAGCGTATCAATATGCTGCTGTTCGTAACATATTCTATAACAAAGGAAAAACCATTGAGATGTTAATCAATTATGAGCCAGCTCTTCAGTATTTCTCTGAATGGTGGAAGCAGCTCTTTGGTGAAAGCGAAGGAAAAGATCAAAAAGGAATTTTCCCTGCTTCTGCCAACTTCTCTACAGACCTCCATTCTCTTGGACAATATGTTCAGGATGGACGTCGTGACTTATTTGAAACGGTCCTTCATGTTGAAGAGCCAAAGAGTGACGTTGAGATCAAAGAAGACGAGCAGAATCTTGATGGCTTAAATTATCTAGCTGGCAAGACAGTTGACTTTGTTAATGAAAAAGCTTACCAGGGTACAATGATCGCTCACACGGACGGACAAGTTCCAAACCTTGTTTTACATGTACCAAAGCTTGATGCCTATACTTTCGGTTATATGGTGTACTTCTTTGAGAAAGCTTGTGCGATCAGCGGATACCTGCTTGGAGTAAATCCATTTGATCAGCCAGGTGTTGAAGCTTATAAGAAAAATATGTTCGCATTACTTGGTAAACCCGGTTTCGAAGAACAAAAAGAAGAGCTTGAAAAACGCTTATAA
- a CDS encoding TrkA family potassium uptake protein, with product MSLNQLIQWYFRTPIVLRLLSTVAFCMIFFGAIVHWIEPDVFPTIFDGVWWAVITGSTVGYGDFVPLTIWGKVIGIFLILAGGGVVTFYMATVSASTVKYEQDLSKGKLEYKGKDHVIIIGWNERTKQLNKMIESYAKNEHVVLIDSTLKEIEYKDHDFHYVRGDATEDETLNKAHIKDARCVIITSDPSKKERQADQTSILATVAAKGLNPDAFIICEILTKEQIPNAKRAGANTVVRSNDFMSTLFFHELYRKAHVKPFDTLVKQLSNQQYKQITVPEKLVGKTFQNCSFEFMKQEELLLGMEQDGELQINPPAQTILKEDAHLILLTALRK from the coding sequence ATGAGTCTCAATCAATTAATACAATGGTACTTCAGAACTCCCATTGTTTTACGATTACTTTCAACCGTAGCATTTTGTATGATCTTTTTTGGTGCCATTGTGCATTGGATTGAACCTGATGTCTTTCCAACCATATTTGATGGGGTCTGGTGGGCAGTCATAACAGGATCAACAGTTGGATATGGAGACTTTGTGCCACTCACCATTTGGGGGAAAGTGATTGGAATTTTTCTTATCCTTGCTGGTGGTGGAGTTGTTACTTTTTATATGGCAACAGTTTCAGCTTCTACTGTAAAATACGAGCAAGACCTTTCAAAAGGGAAATTAGAATATAAAGGTAAAGACCATGTTATCATAATTGGATGGAATGAACGCACAAAGCAATTAAATAAGATGATTGAATCTTATGCTAAAAACGAACATGTAGTTTTAATCGATAGTACTTTAAAAGAGATAGAATATAAAGATCATGACTTTCATTATGTCAGAGGAGATGCCACTGAGGATGAAACACTGAATAAAGCTCATATAAAAGATGCAAGGTGTGTCATAATTACTTCAGACCCCTCTAAAAAAGAAAGACAGGCTGACCAAACAAGTATATTAGCAACTGTTGCAGCGAAAGGATTAAATCCGGATGCATTCATTATTTGTGAAATATTAACAAAAGAACAAATCCCGAATGCCAAACGTGCCGGTGCAAATACTGTTGTACGTTCTAATGACTTCATGAGCACGTTATTTTTTCATGAGCTATATCGAAAAGCTCATGTTAAACCCTTCGATACATTAGTAAAACAATTATCAAATCAGCAATACAAACAAATTACAGTACCAGAAAAACTTGTAGGGAAAACCTTTCAAAATTGTTCATTTGAATTTATGAAACAAGAGGAATTGCTATTGGGAATGGAACAAGACGGAGAGTTACAAATCAACCCTCCGGCTCAAACCATACTAAAAGAGGACGCACATTTAATTTTGTTAACAGCTTTACGAAAGTAA
- a CDS encoding bacterioferritin, translating into MNDTRMSRYEYDVGKSNRRGEMMFRPQQQGLNEDLAWEYTAATQYLQHAAMLNGSEYYVMIDELKEHAHDEFSHAEILNDLIQYLGGVPTVEAAPVMTSMNNREMLMQDLQGEYDAINRYLQRIQQLESMGLYDSSERIRNIIVDEQEHANDLENVLGINQNTVPKSPYYY; encoded by the coding sequence GTGAATGATACACGAATGTCACGGTATGAATACGATGTAGGGAAATCAAATAGAAGAGGTGAAATGATGTTTCGCCCCCAACAACAAGGCTTAAATGAAGACTTAGCATGGGAATATACAGCAGCCACTCAATACTTACAACACGCTGCCATGCTAAATGGATCTGAGTATTATGTCATGATTGATGAATTAAAAGAGCACGCGCACGATGAATTTTCGCATGCAGAAATTTTAAATGACCTAATTCAATATCTAGGTGGAGTACCAACCGTTGAAGCTGCTCCTGTTATGACTTCTATGAACAATAGAGAAATGTTAATGCAAGATTTGCAAGGGGAATATGATGCGATTAATCGTTATCTACAACGCATCCAACAATTAGAGTCAATGGGACTCTATGACTCATCAGAAAGAATTCGTAATATCATTGTAGATGAGCAAGAACATGCAAACGATTTAGAGAATGTTCTCGGTATAAATCAAAACACAGTGCCAAAATCTCCGTATTACTATTAA